In Nitrososphaerota archaeon, a genomic segment contains:
- the cdhD gene encoding CO dehydrogenase/acetyl-CoA synthase subunit delta — translation MAGSKEDPVNELVRKVLDLVQKFGEIEIENVELTTEELRLMFQPVVQTAVRRAEAALKAEEKPPELIKATFTPYLEKFPGQIVEVQIGATKSEGGTRGKVVKIGGERTMPFYSFEAANPNKPAFAMDVFDMPISLTKPVKQMVEDVMHDPAEWAKKCVNKYGAQIVSLNLVSTDPLLEDRPVQQAMKSVENVLQAVDVPLIIGGSGNPQKDPLVLSAAAEVAHGEKVVLNSVTVDMDYKKVVKAAKEHGHTVVAFTPMDVNNQKRLNRLLLDEGLPKTQIIQDPTTAALGYGLEYAFSLEERIKLAGLLGDEDLQMPILAAASNAWGARESWMKVEEWGPREIRGPLWETVTCVALMMAGADLFMISHPATVRVAKKLADSLFGEGSCEQKIENWITSLK, via the coding sequence ATGGCAGGCTCAAAGGAAGACCCAGTAAATGAGCTGGTTAGGAAAGTTCTGGATCTTGTGCAGAAGTTTGGGGAAATCGAGATCGAGAATGTCGAGCTGACGACCGAAGAACTCAGGCTGATGTTTCAACCAGTTGTGCAGACTGCGGTTAGGCGAGCAGAAGCGGCGCTAAAGGCTGAGGAAAAGCCTCCCGAACTAATCAAAGCCACCTTTACACCGTATTTGGAGAAGTTCCCTGGTCAGATAGTGGAGGTCCAGATCGGCGCTACGAAATCTGAAGGTGGCACAAGGGGAAAGGTGGTGAAGATCGGTGGTGAGAGGACGATGCCTTTCTACAGCTTCGAAGCGGCTAACCCCAATAAACCCGCTTTCGCTATGGATGTCTTTGATATGCCAATCTCTTTGACTAAACCTGTTAAGCAGATGGTTGAGGATGTTATGCACGATCCGGCGGAGTGGGCTAAGAAGTGTGTCAACAAGTACGGTGCACAGATAGTTTCGCTAAACTTGGTAAGCACAGACCCGCTGCTTGAAGATAGACCTGTTCAGCAGGCGATGAAGAGTGTGGAGAATGTTTTACAAGCGGTTGATGTGCCATTGATAATCGGTGGCTCAGGCAATCCGCAAAAGGACCCTCTTGTGCTCTCAGCTGCTGCTGAGGTTGCACACGGTGAGAAGGTTGTTTTGAATTCTGTGACTGTGGATATGGATTACAAGAAGGTGGTCAAAGCTGCTAAGGAGCACGGGCATACTGTCGTCGCATTCACACCAATGGATGTAAATAATCAAAAGAGGCTTAACCGTCTGCTATTGGATGAGGGGTTGCCCAAGACTCAGATAATCCAAGACCCCACAACAGCTGCCTTAGGCTATGGGTTGGAGTACGCCTTCAGCTTAGAAGAGCGCATCAAGCTGGCTGGTCTGCTGGGTGACGAAGACCTTCAGATGCCGATCTTGGCCGCTGCTAGCAACGCTTGGGGTGCGCGTGAGTCGTGGATGAAGGTGGAGGAGTGGGGTCCACGTGAAATCAGAGGCCCTCTCTGGGAGACGGTAACATGCGTTGCGCTTATGATGGCTGGTGCAGACCTCTTCATGATAAGCCACCCAGCTACCGTTAGAGTGGCTAAGAAGCTCGCTGATAGCCTCTTCGGCGAAGGCAGCTGTGAACAGAAGATAGAAAACTGGATAACTAGCTTGAAATAG
- a CDS encoding glutaredoxin — protein sequence MSILREDLKSKVSRIFAQNLENEVKIRYFTQDFECEFCKETRTLLEELAALSHKIHLEVYDFVADAEKAKGFGVDKIPATILSGKAEYKVRFFGIPSGYEFTSLVEDIVDVSKGQSRLPPHLVSKVRNISKPLHIQVFVTPTCPYCPKAVRTAHQLAIENPNITADMVESIEFPHLANRYSVMAVPKTVINDKIEFVGALPEEQFIDYVLKA from the coding sequence ATGAGCATTCTAAGGGAAGATCTTAAGTCCAAGGTTTCCCGAATCTTCGCTCAGAACCTTGAGAATGAGGTTAAGATACGCTACTTTACCCAAGACTTTGAATGCGAGTTCTGTAAGGAGACCAGGACGCTCCTGGAGGAGTTAGCAGCCTTATCTCACAAGATTCATCTAGAGGTTTATGACTTCGTCGCAGACGCGGAGAAGGCTAAGGGGTTTGGTGTGGATAAGATTCCAGCCACCATTTTAAGCGGTAAGGCTGAATATAAGGTCAGATTCTTCGGTATACCCTCAGGCTACGAATTCACCTCTCTGGTAGAAGATATAGTTGACGTCTCGAAGGGGCAATCAAGGCTACCTCCTCATCTTGTAAGTAAAGTGAGAAACATAAGTAAACCCCTGCACATACAGGTCTTCGTTACACCTACTTGCCCCTACTGCCCTAAAGCGGTACGCACAGCCCATCAGCTTGCTATCGAAAACCCCAATATAACTGCCGATATGGTGGAGTCGATAGAGTTCCCTCACCTGGCAAACCGCTACTCGGTTATGGCTGTGCCTAAGACCGTTATCAACGATAAGATCGAATTTGTAGGTGCACTTCCAGAAGAGCAGTTCATCGACTACGTGTTGAAAGCCTAA
- the cdhC gene encoding CO dehydrogenase/CO-methylating acetyl-CoA synthase complex subunit beta — MVGAEKPNFPMDIGEMYEGERVRRPDMQVEFGGPDIPKKWEIVLTRKPEEIEDGKVILIGPDLNELKQGGSYPLGILIEVAGEKVEKDLEGVLERRIHYFLNYVEGVMHLNQRYDIWIRINKKVYQKGLNSLIWLGKALIWLYKQSFPVIEKIQVTLTTDPETIEKFYPYALEVWAARDKRARELRDEDVEEFYGCVMCQSFAPTHVCVITPNRIASCGSISWFDARAASRVDPKGPNFPIPKGQCLDPIKGIYSGVNEVVSKRSLGSIKQVALYTSFETPHTSCGCFEGIAFYIPEVDGIALVHRDFKGPTVNGLTFSNMAEHTSGGTQNPGFNGIAIEYLRSPKFLQADGGWERIVWMPKAIKERVGDSIPPHMRDLIPTEQEVKNVEELKAWLQAKNHPVVKRWKQVTEEKPPEEKAKVEAVAEAPVAAEVVPAAIVPEGLSVPVGGGFIIIFKNAKIIAEKVIIKRLEK, encoded by the coding sequence ATGGTCGGTGCCGAGAAGCCAAACTTCCCAATGGATATTGGAGAAATGTATGAAGGAGAGCGTGTACGCCGCCCAGATATGCAGGTTGAGTTCGGCGGACCAGACATACCTAAAAAGTGGGAGATAGTCTTAACTAGGAAGCCAGAGGAGATCGAAGACGGCAAAGTTATACTAATCGGCCCAGATTTGAATGAGCTAAAGCAAGGCGGCAGCTACCCACTCGGTATCCTCATAGAAGTGGCTGGTGAGAAGGTCGAGAAGGATCTTGAAGGCGTACTAGAGAGGCGAATACACTACTTCCTCAATTACGTAGAAGGTGTGATGCACCTAAACCAGAGATACGACATATGGATCAGAATAAACAAGAAGGTCTACCAGAAGGGGCTCAATTCACTAATCTGGCTGGGTAAAGCTCTCATCTGGCTCTACAAACAGAGCTTCCCAGTAATAGAGAAGATTCAGGTAACCCTAACAACCGATCCCGAGACGATCGAAAAATTCTACCCCTACGCCTTAGAAGTTTGGGCTGCTAGAGACAAGCGTGCTAGAGAGCTCAGAGATGAAGATGTTGAGGAGTTCTACGGATGCGTCATGTGCCAATCATTCGCACCTACTCACGTCTGTGTCATCACACCTAACCGCATAGCCTCCTGCGGCTCCATAAGCTGGTTTGATGCAAGAGCAGCATCAAGAGTAGATCCTAAGGGACCGAACTTCCCCATACCCAAAGGACAATGCCTTGATCCCATCAAGGGGATCTATAGCGGCGTGAATGAAGTTGTGTCAAAGAGGTCGCTCGGAAGCATTAAGCAAGTCGCCTTATACACCTCATTCGAAACTCCGCACACGTCATGCGGATGCTTTGAGGGGATAGCCTTCTACATACCCGAAGTGGATGGTATAGCGTTGGTGCATCGAGACTTTAAAGGACCTACAGTAAATGGTTTGACCTTCTCAAACATGGCCGAACACACGAGCGGAGGCACTCAAAACCCTGGATTCAACGGCATAGCGATAGAGTATCTGAGATCACCCAAGTTCCTACAAGCAGACGGTGGATGGGAGAGGATAGTTTGGATGCCGAAGGCGATAAAAGAGAGAGTAGGAGACAGCATACCCCCACATATGCGCGACCTCATACCCACTGAGCAAGAGGTCAAGAACGTAGAAGAGCTGAAAGCTTGGCTTCAAGCCAAGAACCACCCAGTAGTTAAACGGTGGAAGCAGGTCACAGAGGAGAAGCCGCCTGAAGAGAAGGCTAAAGTGGAAGCTGTTGCTGAGGCTCCTGTCGCTGCTGAAGTAGTCCCTGCTGCAATCGTACCAGAAGGGCTCTCCGTACCCGTAGGCGGAGGTTTCATCATCATCTTTAAGAACGCTAAGATTATAGCTGAGAAGGTTATCATAAAGCGGCTGGAGAAGTAA
- a CDS encoding adenylate kinase, producing MKHLIIFGPPGSGKGTVSEEVGRVYGIPHISTGDLLREHVSKKTTLGMKAKKYMDRGELVPDDLVNEILEDALSREECRRGFILDGYPRTVAQAEELERILSKLGLHIDWVINLNVSEDEIVKRLSTRRVCKVCGAVYNLVTNPPKAEGVCDRCGGALILREDDKPEVVRTRLQTYVKMSAPVLNYYVAKNKVLDIDGSGDVATVRARVLRALEEKSVAKQH from the coding sequence ATGAAGCACTTGATAATCTTTGGCCCACCAGGTTCTGGTAAGGGTACGGTTTCAGAGGAGGTTGGCAGGGTGTACGGCATCCCTCACATATCTACCGGCGATCTACTTAGGGAACATGTGTCTAAGAAGACTACGTTAGGGATGAAAGCGAAGAAGTATATGGATAGAGGTGAGCTTGTACCGGACGATTTGGTAAACGAAATTCTAGAAGATGCTTTATCTAGAGAGGAATGCAGAAGAGGCTTCATACTCGACGGCTACCCTAGGACAGTTGCTCAAGCTGAGGAGCTGGAGAGGATTTTAAGCAAGCTGGGTCTGCATATCGACTGGGTGATCAACCTAAATGTTTCTGAAGATGAGATTGTGAAGAGGCTTTCTACCAGAAGGGTATGCAAGGTATGCGGAGCGGTCTATAACCTAGTAACCAACCCGCCGAAAGCTGAGGGGGTTTGTGATCGATGCGGCGGCGCGTTGATACTTAGGGAAGACGATAAGCCGGAGGTTGTTAGAACTAGGCTTCAGACATATGTTAAGATGAGCGCACCTGTGCTCAACTACTATGTCGCAAAAAACAAGGTTTTGGATATAGATGGATCTGGTGACGTAGCGACCGTTAGGGCTAGGGTGCTACGAGCTTTAGAAGAAAAGAGTGTTGCAAAGCAGCATTAG
- the trxA gene encoding thioredoxin, with protein MDDLEDLKRKKMFELMRKAAEQESKKNYPTKPVEVTDATFYNFIKQYPVVVVDCWAPWCGPCRMISPVIEELASDYAGKVVFGKLNVDENPAVAAEYGIMSIPTLLFARNGEVVDRLIGAAPRQIIEAKLRQILA; from the coding sequence TTGGACGACCTAGAGGATTTAAAGAGAAAGAAGATGTTTGAGCTGATGAGAAAGGCTGCAGAACAGGAATCTAAGAAGAATTACCCTACCAAACCAGTCGAGGTTACCGATGCAACCTTCTACAACTTCATCAAGCAGTACCCTGTTGTTGTAGTGGATTGCTGGGCTCCTTGGTGCGGACCGTGTCGAATGATCTCACCAGTTATAGAGGAGCTGGCTTCAGATTACGCTGGTAAGGTAGTCTTCGGAAAGCTGAATGTTGACGAAAACCCAGCTGTAGCAGCGGAATACGGCATTATGAGCATACCTACACTTCTCTTTGCCCGTAATGGTGAAGTAGTAGATAGGTTGATCGGCGCAGCCCCACGCCAGATAATCGAGGCTAAGTTGAGGCAGATCCTCGCCTAA
- a CDS encoding CoA-binding protein, translating to MLQALDAVEKVLQYRTVAIVGLSRSAEKDSYKVAEFLKSKGYRIIPINPNAEEILGEKAYSSLKDLPENLKASIEVVDIFRKSEDVPPIVEEAVEIRKKYGRLKAIWMQEGVVNKEAAQAAEDAGLIVIMDRCMMKERLKREEMLELKL from the coding sequence GTGCTGCAGGCTTTGGATGCGGTTGAGAAGGTTCTGCAGTACCGTACAGTAGCCATAGTCGGGTTATCAAGAAGCGCTGAGAAAGACAGCTATAAGGTTGCTGAGTTCCTAAAGTCAAAAGGTTACCGTATCATACCTATAAACCCGAATGCGGAAGAAATTCTTGGTGAGAAAGCATATTCTTCGCTGAAAGATCTGCCCGAGAACCTTAAAGCGAGCATAGAGGTTGTCGACATATTTCGGAAGTCTGAAGATGTGCCACCGATCGTCGAAGAGGCGGTAGAGATTCGTAAGAAGTATGGTAGGCTCAAGGCGATCTGGATGCAAGAAGGTGTGGTAAATAAGGAGGCTGCGCAAGCAGCAGAAGATGCTGGGCTAATCGTAATTATGGATAGGTGTATGATGAAGGAGAGGCTTAAGAGAGAAGAGATGCTTGAATTAAAATTATAG
- the amrS gene encoding AmmeMemoRadiSam system radical SAM enzyme yields MSEQASSTLYPALLGEPEAGGRVRCRLCARLCSLPEGKVGYCGVRINKGGRLYSLNYGRLIAMHADPIEKKPLNHFHPGSYVFSIATVGCNFACQYCQNYDISQRRVVQEPYTPIERVLELTRAYHCQGVTGTYNEPTIEAEYLIDLMKEAKKRGYFTTWVSNGYLTPEAVDLIAPHLDAITVDFKGSGNREFYRRYILVPSAEPIFEALKLLKARGVHIEVTDLIVPVPTGAEIEDIKRLAEWIATNLGEETPFHLLRFHPDYKMLDTPYTPFEVLRRGREAAMEAGLKHVYLGNVPNGEYENTYCPSCGALCIERRGFWVVKNRLRNGNLCPSCGRKLNIVS; encoded by the coding sequence TCTGTTAGGCGAGCCGGAGGCCGGCGGCAGGGTTAGATGTAGGCTATGTGCTAGGCTATGCAGCCTACCCGAAGGCAAAGTAGGTTACTGTGGTGTCAGAATTAACAAGGGTGGTAGGCTCTATTCACTAAACTACGGCAGATTAATTGCGATGCACGCTGATCCTATAGAGAAGAAGCCCCTCAACCACTTCCACCCCGGCTCATATGTATTCTCAATCGCAACTGTAGGCTGCAACTTCGCCTGCCAATACTGCCAAAACTACGATATAAGCCAAAGGAGGGTGGTGCAAGAACCCTACACACCTATAGAGCGTGTCCTAGAGCTTACCCGTGCTTACCACTGCCAAGGTGTAACTGGCACATACAACGAGCCTACGATCGAGGCGGAGTACCTCATTGACTTGATGAAGGAGGCTAAGAAGAGAGGCTACTTTACAACGTGGGTCTCTAACGGCTACCTAACACCGGAAGCTGTAGATCTGATCGCACCTCATTTAGATGCGATCACCGTGGACTTTAAGGGCTCCGGCAACCGAGAATTCTATCGAAGATATATTCTGGTCCCCTCTGCCGAACCTATTTTCGAAGCACTCAAGCTCCTCAAAGCGCGGGGGGTTCACATAGAGGTCACAGATCTCATCGTACCTGTGCCAACTGGTGCTGAAATCGAGGATATCAAGAGGCTTGCTGAGTGGATCGCTACAAACCTAGGCGAGGAGACACCCTTCCATCTACTCAGATTCCACCCAGACTACAAGATGCTCGACACACCCTACACACCCTTTGAGGTCTTAAGGAGGGGGCGAGAGGCGGCTATGGAAGCAGGTTTAAAACACGTGTATTTGGGAAATGTACCAAACGGAGAATATGAGAACACTTACTGCCCCTCTTGTGGTGCTCTTTGCATTGAGAGAAGAGGCTTCTGGGTGGTCAAGAACCGATTAAGAAATGGTAACCTATGCCCCTCTTGTGGACGAAAGCTTAACATAGTTTCTTAG
- a CDS encoding inositol-3-phosphate synthase — MGKIRVGIIGVGNCASALVQGIEYYKTTGESEIGLMHQEIGGYRLEDIIFTSAFDVGANKVGQPLSEAIYKEPNLVKWVPKVSDCDVIVKESPILDGVGIYVENKIRPIPNQRPVDVLRREIVDEIKRSKTEVLVNYLPVGSQLATEFWADVALETGCGFVNCIPVFIASNKTWADRFAGKGIPVIGDDIKAVVGATIVHRALAKLCADRGTVVDQTYQINVGGNTDFLNLKEVERLESKKISKTEAVQSVLPKRLPEDKIYVGPSDFIPQLGNTKIAFIKIQGRMFANIPFTIELRLEVDDKANSAGIAVDAIRCCKLALDRGIGGALVEASAWLMKHPPKQMDDNEAKKMLELWIASHSK, encoded by the coding sequence ATGGGTAAGATAAGAGTCGGGATTATTGGTGTTGGGAACTGTGCAAGCGCTCTTGTGCAAGGTATAGAATACTACAAGACTACTGGTGAGTCAGAGATCGGGTTGATGCATCAGGAGATCGGCGGGTATAGGCTTGAAGACATCATCTTCACCAGCGCCTTTGACGTGGGTGCAAATAAAGTTGGGCAGCCTCTCTCAGAAGCCATATACAAAGAGCCTAACTTGGTGAAATGGGTCCCCAAGGTTTCGGATTGCGATGTAATTGTTAAAGAGTCACCTATCTTGGATGGCGTTGGGATATATGTGGAGAATAAGATAAGGCCTATTCCGAATCAACGCCCAGTAGATGTGTTGAGGCGAGAGATAGTAGATGAAATAAAGAGGAGTAAAACAGAGGTGCTCGTCAACTACCTACCAGTGGGAAGCCAGTTGGCCACAGAGTTCTGGGCTGACGTAGCGTTAGAGACTGGCTGCGGCTTCGTCAACTGCATACCCGTATTCATAGCCTCTAACAAGACTTGGGCTGACCGCTTCGCTGGAAAAGGCATTCCTGTGATAGGTGATGACATAAAGGCTGTCGTTGGTGCCACTATCGTCCATCGAGCATTAGCGAAGCTATGTGCCGATAGGGGTACAGTCGTCGACCAGACCTACCAGATAAACGTTGGTGGAAACACGGACTTCTTGAATCTAAAGGAGGTGGAGAGGCTTGAGTCGAAGAAGATCTCTAAGACTGAGGCGGTTCAGAGTGTTCTCCCAAAGAGGCTGCCTGAAGATAAGATTTATGTCGGTCCAAGTGACTTCATACCACAGCTAGGCAACACTAAGATCGCCTTCATAAAAATCCAAGGGAGGATGTTCGCTAACATACCTTTCACAATAGAGCTTAGGCTGGAGGTGGACGACAAAGCAAACTCAGCCGGAATAGCCGTGGATGCCATACGGTGCTGTAAACTAGCCTTGGACCGAGGAATAGGTGGCGCACTAGTAGAAGCAAGCGCATGGCTGATGAAGCATCCACCGAAGCAGATGGATGACAATGAAGCTAAAAAGATGCTTGAACTCTGGATAGCCTCCCACAGCAAATAG
- a CDS encoding helix-turn-helix domain-containing protein, whose product MSAAEVHVDTKESVVPKICRIFSNPTRYKILILLDKEPRTFTSLMKTLSLNPKVLNDHLNVLIANKIAVKSYPYNLYTLTPLGHLVKDALAELRSKLEEPLRTVGKMGMV is encoded by the coding sequence ATGAGTGCTGCAGAGGTCCACGTAGATACCAAAGAGAGCGTAGTTCCAAAGATCTGTAGGATATTCAGCAACCCAACGAGATACAAAATACTCATCCTACTTGATAAGGAGCCCAGAACCTTCACTAGCCTTATGAAGACCCTTTCCTTGAACCCTAAGGTCTTAAACGACCACCTTAACGTTCTCATCGCAAATAAGATCGCTGTGAAATCGTACCCCTATAACCTATATACCTTGACGCCGCTCGGACATCTGGTCAAAGACGCGTTGGCTGAGTTGCGTAGCAAACTGGAGGAACCTTTAAGAACTGTTGGGAAGATGGGGATGGTGTAG